The genome window CCCAGGTTTGAATAATGTAGAGGCAGGAAGTGAAGAAACTCACCTCAATGTTCACTTTGGAGACTGACATCTGGGTGGTGGACTGCCTCTGGAATAGGCTGTTTGACACTGTATCATTTCCTTTCAGTAAGATCACAAACTCTCCCTCAGGGACTTTATCAACAGTAACCAGCATGTCTCCATTGCCCATGTCAGATATTTTTCCATGGTTGAACACCTCAGATCCAGATACAGTCACCAAGCCAATCTCACCAACAGTCACAGAGGACGGACCTTTCCTGCCCAACACTGATACCAACAATTTGGCAGGCTGGCCTGGGTTTACAGACGAGAGACATGAACCACTGACTTATTTAATCACATTATTAATCACAACTGTATAGTTTCATGATTATACATAATGATTTAATGGTGCTGTGTAATAGCTTTATTGCAAGTACCTGCTTGTGGGCGTCCATTAATTACTGCATAACCTGGGTGTGGTCCCTGGAAGGGCTCCACAAAGTCATAGACAAAGGTGATAGTACTCTGGcctggaaacacacatacactactcacaaaaagttagggatatttggctttcgggtgaaatttacggaaaatgtaaaaagttcacgctacagtgatattatatcatgaaagtagggcatttaagtagaagcatgcactggtgatttcctcatctcaaacaatttcttgaaacaaaagccaacaacagtggtgggtataccacaacaaaaaatgtcaatgtctcaataacttgtcatgtgcccttgagcatcaattacagcttgacaacgacgtctcatgctgttcacaagtcgacttattgtctgctgaggcatggcatcccactcttcttgaagggcggccctcaggacattgaggttctggggtacagagctctgagcctctacacagcgactcagctgatcccataggttttctatgggattcaggtctggagaaagtgcaggccactccatctgaggtaacccagtctccagcagccgttccctaatgatacgacctcgatgagctggagcattgtcgtccatgaagatgaaattatgcctgtgttgttcatgcaggggcacaatgactggattaatgatgttattcaggtagtatgggcttgtcactgtaccattagggcagttctgtattgactagacacacctgcccacacagtaacaccaccaccaccaaaggctcgtctggtgacaacagtggctgatgcatagcgctctccttgacgtctccaatatcgttggcggccatcatttctgctcaacatgaatcggctttcatcagagaacagcactgaggcccactggtccctcgtccagcgtaaatgctccctggcccatgcaagacgatgacacctgtgcctggtggtgtggtcaggtacccttgcaagtcgtctagcacgcagaccatgctgatgtaaacggtttcgaatggtctgacatgacacttgggtgcctctcacctcccttaaacgtgcctggagttgagtggcattcatcatccggttccgcagggcactgttcacaatgaagcggtcatcagtgtgggatgtggccaaaggatgtccacttctatgcctttctgtgactcttccagtctctctgtaccTCTGTTGCAacatgctgatgacactctgtgacactctaagctcagtggccacttccgtctgagaacatcctgtttgaagcctcgcaatggcgaggtgctgctgatcaattgttaggtgtcgtcttggtctcatgatgtcaaaatgtgaacagcgtgatgaggaggactgtttaaataccaattctaactgaaccaggaaatttattggtcgattcatggatcaaacacctgttgtgaattttgccgttaaactccttgttagagaacagcaacttgtgcaaaaagtactgaaacattgaacagttggacatgtgcattcaaaagtttacagaaggtcatattaagttcacctgtaaaggttataatgcattttaggttcatcctgaaatttcacccgaaagctgaatatccctaactttttgtgagtagtgtatacacacacagaaaaaggagCACTCAGTAAACAATTACAAATGAGGCCTCATGGCCTCACCAAGACAAAATTTCAGCAACACCTTTTAAAATGCACTTCACAGCCAACAGATGGACATATCTGACCTGTGACCTTGAGTGTGTAGGGTTGGTTGGAGTTGACCCTGATCTTCCAGGTTCCTGTCTGCATGTCAGTGAGACGAACTCTCCTCAAGTTGCCCACTGTCTGAATGGTCCCCAGCTTACCACTGGCCTCATTTTGGCCCTGGCTCACACCTAGAAGTTGGTAACACTCATCATTAGCTGAATAAATATACTACCACAATtacatataaatatgtaattgtATATAAGAGTCATATTAGCTCCGGTTTCTTCCTACAGTCCacagacatgcaggtcaggtgaattggagatactaaattgccccttggtgtgaatgtgtgtgtgaatgtgcttgtttgtctttctgtcctACAATGGcccggcgacctgtccagggaaaatgaatgaatgaatgttcacAGTCATATGATGTCAGCCATTTTTCCCTATACAAACTAACAtttacacaaatgcaaattacaCTGCCTTCCTTAAATGAACTCGGAGCAACTGAAAATTGTATGACTACAAGATTAATGGTGTTATTCGAAGTGTACAGTGCTTTAGATTTTAATGCTTTTTCATGATGCTACACTAGTGTATCTcttaacaaaatatttaaatattttatattataaataaatagggaaaatggagggaaatataaatatttccCTGCACTGTAGACACTACGGTCCCCAGACATTTGGGGGCCCAAAGTAAAAACTAATTTATTCACACCTAAAACAGGGTATATGCAagaatcttgaagttaattttaatacctttttaagactttttcaagaccctttcaatattttttaataccgcACCGCACAACAACGgagtactttttaccacggatcttttgtagcagaggagatatgttgctcaaacactcggtatgtagtgttagtgtatgtttatgagttgtagaacataataaattatcttgaaggagtagatactaaattattttttgttttaaaaaatgtaaatttattaTCAAAcggacctaacaattcaactaccatgagcagtagtatgcctgtgtgaatgagcagaagtgtgcatgtgataacatagattgaaaaataagccgaagtgatacctcttctctgaatagacaagcttagccagtgtgctgctgttagccagtgaaaatatagcggagtggcaactcttcactttgttacacaatgtcaaatgtcagcgcgctgctgttgctggaaagtttctctgccttttggactcgtgtggtgccggtgcagttggtgtcatgtttttcttggtggtgtaggtgcaggtgaaacgactgtaGGGGTTGTGCCAcacagatttgcttccctccatatAATTCTCCCCagacatatgttcatattccacacaaaccagcatttaattcaaattatgtcaaattctgcGTTAAAAATAGAGtcctttttatttggctaattctgcGATTCCGTCCGCAATTCGGCCCTAGTTAAGTTGAACGCATAgattcatgtaacatttcggtgcgttcgtaatatgcactgggagtgcatatatatatatatatatatatatatatatatatatatatcaaagtACAGGCCCTTTACACAccgctgacaaaaaaaacattgaataaaCCTAAAATTTGAAGGTTCACTCAACACGGTTCCCATCATCAGCTGAATCCACTGATAAATTCTGCACTCTCAATTTTGCATAGTCCAGTTGTGGTTGTTCGTGCCTTAggtttttctgctgcagtgtgtgggtGGTATGTTACCTGCAGGGTTAGTGAGTGTAAAGGTAATGGAAGTTCCTGTGATGTAGATTGTGATGTTTTTCAGAGATCCATCCAACACAAAGGGGAAGGTTTCATCTTTAGAGTTTCTAGCTCGCTGAAGAACTGTCACCTGAGGAAGGGGAGAGAGTTTAAGAAGAGCAAGTGGAGGGATTTAATATCgcactgaaaaacactgaattcttcagaatgtaaatttaaatatggaaaatggaaCCACTTAAGAGAGAATGATGTATGATGATAGGACTTGCTGAACAAAGACCTGTGTGGTCTTACTAGGGCTGAGGTGGAAGTGTCGAGGATGACATCTGTGGCCTGAGACAGCTCCTTCTTGGACACCTGGATGACCTGGCCCCCAGAGGCCAGAGCAAGGTCCTTGTAGTCATCAAAGGAGGCGGCACTGACAGAACGACGGCTTCTCCGACTGATCGGGGTAATTAAGAATGACACCTGTAGAGAAAAGAGGGCATGGGTTAAAGTGGACAACAAGATATAGAAAAAGGATGTAGAATGTTTTGTAAGTGTTTTGTTAAGGGGTTGGTGTCTACTCTTGACTTGGTGCTCCTGATCAGAGCACTAATGGTGTCCTTGAGATCATAGTCTTTGGCTATAGCATCAGTGAACACATAGATGTCAGAGGAGGCCGGGGCACCAGTTAGAGCCAACTAGAGAAAGAAGCACATACACGATTACTCAACCTGTTATTTGTAAAATGTAGTGTTTCAAAAAGGAGTTCACCGCACACTCAACCACAAACTTTGCTGAGGTGCCGAAGACTGTTTCTGACAAAATGCATTGCTTGGAAGATAGTAAGCCAATCAGTGGCTATCCTTATTTATAATGAAAGATAATATGTCACAGTACCTGGATCCCTGAAAAGCACATCTCAGGGGCATCATCGCCTCCTTTTGCCTTGAGCTTAGAAATCTCTTTTTTCATCACGTTAGCATCTGTTGTCCTTATCATGGGTCCAAAGTCTATACATAAACACAGAAGTTACTGACACTGCAGATTTACACCGAATCTATTTGAACAAAGATTGTCGTTCTTGGACCAGAACAGTACATGTATAGTTGAATCTGTCATGCAAGACTAAAGGCGGACAGAGTGTCAAATATGACAAAAAGTGTAACAGCCAGTTGCTAAAGAGCACTGGTAACATTTTTAACATGATTAGTTAGGATCAAGAGATCATACCAGGGTCATTGAAGGGAACCAGAATGTACTCAGAGGGCTCGTCCTGTGTTCCTTTTTTAGTGTCAATGATTTTATAAGCAATGCTCCTGGCCTGATTAATATCATCTGACATACTGCCCGTAGTgtcaataacaaaacacacaacggATGAACGGGCAATCCCCATCATTCTAGGAGAAagtgagacacaaaaaaagagacaggtTAGATTGTTTTTGGAGCAAATTAATAGAGAAAATACAATGGTGAGAATATGGTGCgaataacaatgaaaaatatttttccaaataaagaTGGCCAAAATTATTGAAttatataaaaacatgttattcaaaaaaaaaaaaaaaaatggggcaGGTATGAGTTGATTATTTGCTTTTCCCCTGACAGTGGTTAAAGTTAAGGCAATagcatttgttttctgtgtgtacgTTATTTATGTCTGAAAACTGTAGAATCTCATTGgctctgttttcatcttttttgttaTATGAcccattttctctcctttttattAGTGCTATAGGCTTAACACTTTCACTAAACAGCTTTTTCACTGTGGAAACTGCAAGTTCTTGTCAGTCTGGGTTAGATTTCTTGATTGTCATTTGTGTTCCACCATATCTAAAAGTAATTCCAGATTACTTTGTctggcactcacacacacatatggttAGGCTGTACAGCACCATACCTCAGGAAGTCATGGTCTCCAGCAGCACCCCGAAtatcctccagcagctgcaggctggCACTGATGGCTGCATTTACAGCGGCTTTATGGAAAGCTGCATTGCCGGAGTGACTGTCATCTTTGTTGATCCCACCACGGGGGACTTCTTCACTGGTCATGTCACCTGTACCCCCATGACTACATTTACCTGGAACAGGACACAGGGCAGGTTAAAGAGACACATCCAACGGGGACATGGAGCAAATTGCTATTTCAATTGGACTTGTATGACATGGACAACAGTATGCTCTTCTGGGATGGATTCTTTTGTACAGTTAAATGGTCTGCATCTTCTATTATTGTAAGAtgcatattacaatatattatatattattacatCTTAATTCACACAATCAGGGGTGAACAAGTAAATCTCTAATGTATCTGATGGGGTTGGCACTTAACTAGTTGGTGCCTTGACAGGCACATGCACCATGTCCAGAGTCCACAGAACCTGCTTGCCCAATAATTCAGGCATGTATATTGTGGCTTTGGTTGAATATGTGTGTACTAAATTTAAGCATGTTTGATTTGAGCTTTGGGATTATATATGTCACTGGTACCTTGAGGCTTGGTAGCGGAGGAGATTCCCATGTAGCCTGAggtgagtttcttttttttcagaatgttagagAGGATTTGGTTGGCGCATGTCCCACCAGCACAGTCACTGCAGGTGGGAGTGTCGACATCTACACAAGCAAAACGCAAGGCAAAACACTAAATTCAACCTGAGACACACCAGTTTCAGATATTACTTTCTGGTCAGCAAAGCCATTGTACAGCATTAGTAGTAATGATTCCCTGTTGGAGTTTAAACCAACCATAATAATATAGATGTTATCTACTttatgagaacacacacacacacacacacacatacatacctgCCAGGTTTTCCAGAGGAAGATCTGGGCGTATGAGGTTGATGTAAGGCTCTGTGTTTCCCAGCTCTACCCAGTTACTGTGGCTGTAGAAGTCCTAACAGTACATACACACTTTAATGTCATATACTCAGTATTTATGCAACTCATAAAGGAAATCATTATTTTACCATCTTTGCCCTTCCCATTCCTCCCCTCAGTCATTTAAAAACCCATTCTCCATCCTCCCATTTCCATCATGTGTTTTGttattccctctcctctcccatcttTCCTTTTAGCTGCTCTCTCCAGAGTTGTCTCCCTCCAGCCCTCTCACCTGCAGGGTGTGAAGGACTCTGCCCAGCGTTGCTCTAGCGGCCTTGAAGTTCTCATTGCGAACATTAGCCTTGATGCTGGCCACGCCCTCTGTGATTAGGCCACGCCCTTCTAGGAAGGCCTCTGAGTTGAAGTGGTGTTTAGCActgaaataatgatttttttttccacaggtgATTAAGTGGTCTGTTGCTAGTAGACTACATAGATTTGCATGAGACTTGCAACACATTAACCCCACATAATCTGGTATAGTTTTATCACAGAATCATATTGTGCTGTTCTGTTCTTGTTCAACTGCGTCAATCACgctatttatatagcacttctCATGTAATCCAGTGGAGCGAAAAGTGCCTcacaaagatagaaaaaaataaagagagcaagaaaaaaacaaaagacaaaaagtcaGAAATATGGACTAAAAGTGAAATACtataggttaaaaaaaattgcagtaaAAGGTCTGGTTAAAAAGGAATACTTAAAGCTTACATTTAAATTTGTCCGCACTGTCTTCTAACCTGACATCTTCAATATGAAAAGCTGCTTCAGCATGAGTTGTTGtaattttcaaaattattaAAAGGCCACTCCTAAAGAGAACCTGGGGAATCTACTCGGCTCATACCTTAATAGCAGATCTGACAAGTAATCTGGTTTGCACTACAATGCTAAGACTTGTGTCCTTAATCCtgaagtttttgttgttgttattagcttgttctgttctgttttcttctcatcTCCCTTTCTACACCATTTCCCTACCTGTTCATGAAGTCAAAATCTACCACACCATTCTGGGCATAGATCTCTTGTAGCGCTGAGCGGAACATGCCAGCCGATACGTCCCCACTTGCTGCGGGACCAAGACAGGCCTGGACCAGCTCCTCAAAAGAAGAACCCTGGGGTCAACAGATAGTGAAGAGTGCGAAAGGGGCACATTATTAAGCACAGAAAATGGATGGGAAAGTCTGCCTATCAGCCAAAAGAATACCACATGACTTGAAAgctatgttttgtttgaaatgctACTTTGGACAATGTGATATTGGAGGGTTTTTTTACTGCTGGACTGGAAATAAAGTGCTCCTTTTCCTGTGCCTTGCTCTCAGCACAGCAAATACTAAGGAGTAGAGCTGAACGATTAATTGAAATATCATTGAAATCGCAATAtggtgcaatatccaaattgcagaaGTTGCAGTTCTTTGATATAGGTGAAATGTGTGACATGTGAAGTGACTGCCTTCATATAGCTATAGGAATAAACCACAGTGGGGACATTAACACAGCACAGAGATatttctccctttctgtctaGATGCCACATTGTACAGACACAGGTTTCTTTGCAGAAACACTAACATGGGGAGGGCTTGGACCTGTTTTACACATGCAcctgcacatacatacaccagCACTCACAAAGTGTGTAACTGCTGTATTTTTCATAGTATGAATCACTGAATGATGATTTTAAAGACTCAGAAAAACAGGTTAAAttattacacacaaacagagccctgggtgagtgtgtgtatttgttgtgtgtacatttttacagaatgcacatgtgtgttttctgtttaccGTGGGGTTGAACTGGTGACCAGAGGCCTCAACCACTGCCCGACATGTTTCCTTCACTTTTTGCAATAGCGCTGTTCTTGTAATGCTGACGTGAGTGGATCCACTGCCGCCGATGGGAATAAAGGCCACAGTGCGGCTTGAGAGGGCCAAGGCCAGCAGGGTGATGCCCAACACTGGTGACATGATCAGTCTGAAGAAAATGATGGAGAAAAATCACAAGCAATGTAAAACCACAGCCGACAATTCAGTTGCATGTAATATTGACTCTCACACTGTCAAACttctttagtttgtttgtttgatatttttaattctgttttaaaaGACAATTTATTTGGACTATCCAGTGGCAATATCGATGTTATTGTGATACTTTATAAACAGGTTATTGTGCATTCTCTCTTACATTGATCAAAAtgctgacttttattttgaggaATGCAATTTAACATTTCTGTTATCATATTTATATGTTCCTTAAGTACTATTGATAGGTCAACAGGAGGTTATTATGACATTGTAGGTATAATAGGTTTCATGCTAATGTAAGGTGTAGAAGTAATTCATATAAAAGTTAAGTGAATTCATATTTgagttaatttaaaatatatatccaTATTTACAATGTTTACTAAGTTAactatttacatgtttatgtttagacaattatttacatatttacatgtttgaatgtttacatcagcatatttaaaacagttaaaataatcTCCTGAATCTATCTCAGTGGTTTTACTCACATTTACCTTAGTAGGCCCTTCTAGCCTCTGATTGGTTAGCTCAGTCACATGTGAGTCAGGAAGAAGgaagtgttgttgttgtgaagcTGATGAAGTGTGGGgaacagtaaagaactgcataaGAAAGTTATCTGTCTCCATCAGACTGTTTGTTGTTAGAGTGATCCAACCACCACATTCTAGACCCACAAGTTACACTAATGTTAGACACTTCTTTAAAGGGAAATGTTTGGGGGAAGGAATCTATATAATCTCTATATTCTCTTTAATCTctttatatatacatgtatacatatacagtatgtgtgtgtgtgtgtgtgtgtgtgtgtgtgtttatatatatgtatgtatgtatgtgtgtgtgtgtgtgtgtgtatagtgagACACTGTTGGGGAAAATTGTTGCATAATATGATAGATATTAACACCTTTGAATTAATATCATTGTGCTTGACAGATATTGGCGAGGCCAAACCAGTGGACCaaaaaactatgaatgaacacatatggaattatatagtaaacaaaaaattatgagataactcaaaacatgttttatattttagattcttcaaaatatagcaccctttgctttgattactgctttgcacactcttggcattctctcgatgagcttcatgaggtagtcacctgaaatggttgaccaacagtcttgaaggagttcccagaggtgttcagcacttgttggcccttttgccttcactctgtggtcaatctcatcccaaaccatctggattgggtttaagtcaggtgactgtggaggccaggtcatctgccgcagcactccatcactctccttcttagtcaaatagcccttacacagcctggaggtgtgtttggggtcattgtcctgttgaaaaataaatgatggtccaactaaacgcaaaccggatgggatggcatgtcactgcaggatgctgtggtagccatgctggttcagtgtgccttcaattttgaataaattctgcttgttgcttttccttagtagtgatttcttagcagctatttgaccataaaggcctgattcacacagtctcctctgcacagttgatatagagatgtgtctgccacatCTGTCttatctgggctctaatctTTTTGTTAATCTAATCTTCTTtttgtggttgccatggcggcgcgcatagacgcagtggctacagctctccactctcggtgccgtattatatgtttttgtatgtgtgaacggttgtgtttttagcttaaaacaccaccttatgttgggcaatgtacgcgtacagtcgtcagcaccttttgagcttgggattgtgctgcgaggtaccattTTCGctggactttcatcgctaccaggacactccggaggacgccgttagaacaccggggtctccgtggatagttcttcccagtgacaagtccaggaggaaacgtaaacaagcaaaggaaacaacagttatcaggaccttttgagcttgggattgcgctgcaggatgccaatttcaccacACTTTCGttgctgccaggacattccggaggacgccgaggctgcagggccggcgcgttgacacggctgaaaggacagccctttgggccgccgcctcccagctttttccagcgccaggtccatggcgaacacgggatgacgaactgtgcttgcacatccaacaagtgtttccgtgactgttgcattttttctgatatcagagacatggctgcagccatctattactggacttggctattcaactagcaagatgcacgatgctttctattctcccctgcaccgaaaggactgagccctaattttgttgcattattatacatatatgattgtgcaatgacaataaaaatctatctatctatctaccgtatttcaccaattaatcgcccggccgcaaatagctgcctggttcttataaacacctggggtctgcacccattttgcgtattaaatgcccacccgaataaccgccggggcgattatttgcattatattgaggtaacccaaaataaggctattcaccttatttttgcagaagtaaacagttagccgcacaataactgtgcggcgcttcggttttctgtcaaaataagagcgctagctaacgttagaacaaaagggtgtactgtaatattaaatcgacagactgaaaatatgttggacagtagctgtcatcacgataatgacctggtgcaaaaataaataaaggcctgcagcgaatagccgcctggttcttttaaacgcccggggtccaagtcgat of Myripristis murdjan chromosome 1, fMyrMur1.1, whole genome shotgun sequence contains these proteins:
- the LOC115366483 gene encoding von Willebrand factor A domain-containing protein 7-like produces the protein MSPVLGITLLALALSSRTVAFIPIGGSGSTHVSITRTALLQKVKETCRAVVEASGHQFNPTGSSFEELVQACLGPAASGDVSAGMFRSALQEIYAQNGVVDLNHYFSAKHHFNSEAFLEGRGLITEGVASIKANVRNENFKAARATLGRVLHTLQDFYSHSNWVELGNTEPYINLIRPDLPLENLADVDTPTCSDCAGGTCANQILSNILKKKKLTSGYMGISSATKPQGKCSHGGTGDMTSEEVPRGGINKDDSHSGNAAFHKAAVNAAISASLQLLEDIRGAAGDHDFLRMMGIARSSVVCFVIDTTGSMSDDINQARSIAYKIIDTKKGTQDEPSEYILVPFNDPDFGPMIRTTDANVMKKEISKLKAKGGDDAPEMCFSGIQLALTGAPASSDIYVFTDAIAKDYDLKDTISALIRSTKSRVSFLITPISRRSRRSVSAASFDDYKDLALASGGQVIQVSKKELSQATDVILDTSTSALVTVLQRARNSKDETFPFVLDGSLKNITIYITGTSITFTLTNPAGVSQGQNEASGKLGTIQTVGNLRRVRLTDMQTGTWKIRVNSNQPYTLKVTGQSTITFVYDFVEPFQGPHPGYAVINGRPQAGQPAKLLVSVLGRKGPSSVTVGEIGLVTVSGSEVFNHGKISDMGNGDMLVTVDKVPEGEFVILLKGNDTVSNSLFQRQSTTQMSVSKVNIEAVIDSSVEPGQTFLLKFRVMTEGAGGTYSINVKNDKGFPMSFPPSLNLQTGQYANANLTITPPSNTPSGTDATLTISVRSPTSSDFNYAVLRLSVITKITDFHQPVCKVVSVQADDCPKHVLKCSPLRWELSANLTDGKGTGIKRITLQQGNGTLSYTSLSAPVVQATYSASCCSQIVEFIAVDEVGNVGRCYHSIVQSGGPPVLTLSLPLWLCLLVSTFMARP